In Phyllobacterium zundukense, one DNA window encodes the following:
- a CDS encoding excalibur calcium-binding domain-containing protein, protein MQCAGRVRAMWSDGEKYSRVVEFNGVKYRRLRRSRRLAKWSPYFLSSLSWKLTILAALGLLVHAVIYPSPSRDAITVRHFLAEPNCRAARSVGLAEARRGQPGYWPHLDRDNDGIACERYPR, encoded by the coding sequence ATGCAATGCGCGGGGAGGGTACGCGCAATGTGGTCGGACGGCGAGAAATACTCAAGAGTGGTAGAATTCAACGGCGTGAAGTATCGTCGGTTGCGACGGTCAAGGCGCCTCGCGAAGTGGAGCCCTTACTTCCTCTCCAGCTTATCTTGGAAGCTTACCATACTCGCAGCGCTCGGGCTGCTCGTTCATGCGGTCATCTACCCCAGTCCTAGTCGCGACGCTATTACGGTTAGACATTTCCTCGCAGAGCCAAACTGTCGTGCTGCGAGATCGGTCGGCTTGGCCGAGGCGCGTCGTGGGCAGCCAGGTTACTGGCCCCACCTCGATCGCGACAACGATGGGATTGCTTGCGAGCGTTATCCGCGTTGA
- the glmS gene encoding glutamine--fructose-6-phosphate transaminase (isomerizing) translates to MCGIVGIIGREQVAPLLVDALKQLEYRGYDSAGVATLQDGVLDRRRAEGKLVNLDKLLKENPLGGTIGLGHTRWATHGAPTVRNAHPHTTPRLAVIHNGIIENFAELRAMLEKDGYVFETETDTETVAHLVTRALDRGLDPVEAVRETLPQLRGAFAIAIMFKGEDDLLIAARNGPPLAVGYGDGEMYLGSDAIALAPFTDSLSYLEDGDWAVLTRSGVVIYDETGATVERPVQKSAGTAFLVSKGNHRHFMEKEIHEQPEVISHTLANYLDFSKGTIRTDAAPIDFAKIDRIAASACGTAYYAGLIGKYWFERIARLPVDIDVASEFRYREMPLSKDSLALFVSQSGETADTLASLRYCKQQGLTIGTIVNVRESTMARESNTVFPTLAGPEVGVASTKAFTCQLAVLASLAVAAGKMRGTINEDEERQLVRELSEIPRYANQALRLEPQIEAISRDLSQVKHVLYLGRGTSFPLALEGALKLKEISYIHAEGYAAGELKHGPIALIDESMPVIVIAPYDHWFEKTVSNMQEVAARGGKIILITDEKGAAASTLKTMHTIVLPDTPEIIAPIIYALPIQMLAYYTAVFMGTDVDQPRNLAKSVTVE, encoded by the coding sequence ATGTGTGGGATCGTAGGAATTATCGGGCGGGAACAGGTCGCGCCGCTGCTGGTGGATGCACTCAAGCAGCTTGAGTATCGCGGCTATGATTCTGCCGGGGTGGCAACGCTCCAGGACGGCGTGCTTGATCGCCGCCGGGCCGAAGGCAAGCTGGTCAATCTCGACAAATTGCTGAAAGAAAACCCGCTTGGGGGCACGATCGGTCTTGGCCATACGCGTTGGGCGACGCACGGTGCACCGACTGTGCGCAATGCGCATCCGCACACAACGCCGCGTCTGGCCGTCATTCACAACGGCATCATCGAGAATTTCGCTGAACTGCGTGCCATGCTTGAAAAGGATGGCTATGTCTTCGAAACCGAGACCGACACGGAGACTGTGGCGCATCTCGTAACGCGTGCCCTCGATCGCGGGCTTGACCCGGTTGAGGCGGTCCGTGAGACGCTGCCGCAGCTGCGCGGCGCCTTTGCCATTGCGATCATGTTCAAGGGCGAGGACGATCTGCTGATCGCCGCCCGCAATGGACCGCCACTGGCGGTCGGCTACGGCGATGGCGAGATGTATCTCGGCTCCGATGCCATTGCGCTTGCGCCCTTCACGGACAGCCTTTCCTATCTGGAGGATGGCGACTGGGCGGTTCTGACCCGCAGCGGTGTTGTGATCTACGACGAGACCGGCGCAACCGTCGAACGCCCTGTTCAGAAATCTGCCGGCACCGCGTTTCTGGTCAGCAAGGGCAATCACCGGCATTTCATGGAAAAGGAAATCCATGAGCAGCCGGAGGTCATCTCGCACACACTGGCGAACTATCTCGATTTCTCCAAAGGCACAATTCGCACCGACGCAGCACCCATCGATTTCGCCAAGATCGACCGCATTGCAGCTTCGGCCTGCGGTACGGCTTATTATGCCGGGCTGATAGGCAAATACTGGTTCGAGCGCATTGCCCGGCTGCCCGTCGATATCGATGTGGCGTCAGAATTCCGCTACCGTGAAATGCCGCTTTCCAAGGACAGTCTTGCGCTCTTCGTCTCGCAGTCCGGCGAGACTGCGGATACGCTGGCATCGCTGCGCTATTGCAAGCAGCAGGGCCTGACCATCGGTACCATCGTTAACGTTCGGGAATCGACGATGGCGCGTGAGTCCAACACGGTGTTTCCGACCCTTGCCGGACCGGAAGTCGGCGTTGCGTCAACCAAGGCATTCACTTGCCAATTGGCCGTGCTGGCATCGCTGGCCGTTGCAGCGGGCAAGATGCGCGGTACGATCAACGAGGACGAGGAGCGGCAGCTTGTGCGCGAACTCTCCGAAATACCACGCTATGCCAATCAGGCGCTGCGGCTAGAACCGCAGATCGAGGCAATCAGCCGCGATCTCAGCCAGGTGAAACATGTGCTTTATCTCGGTCGTGGCACGAGTTTCCCGCTCGCGCTTGAGGGAGCGCTGAAGCTCAAGGAAATCTCCTATATTCATGCTGAAGGATATGCGGCTGGCGAGCTCAAACATGGACCGATTGCGCTAATCGATGAATCCATGCCGGTCATCGTTATCGCTCCATATGATCACTGGTTCGAGAAAACCGTTTCGAACATGCAGGAAGTGGCGGCGCGCGGCGGCAAGATCATCCTGATTACGGATGAGAAGGGTGCTGCGGCAAGCACGCTGAAGACGATGCACACGATCGTTTTGCCGGACACGCCCGAGATCATCGCGCCGATCATTTACGCGCTGCCGATCCAGATGCTGGCTTACTACACGGCCGTCTTCATGGGGACGGACGTGGATCAGCCGCGCAATCTGGCGAAATCGGTGACGGTAGAGTAG
- the recG gene encoding ATP-dependent DNA helicase RecG, which yields MRPSLLDPLFASVRSLSGIGPKVSGLLATLLGTQPPGTEPRVGNLVYLPPHNVIDRRNRPGIAYAPEGAIVTLEVRIDRHHPSPSGRSNVPYRVFAHDDTGEIGLTFFHAKQAWLEKVMPVGETVIVSGTMEWFNGRPTMVHPDHIASIDDMASLPLVEPVYPLTAGLSPKVLARGVQEALAKAPEMPEWIDPPVLDKYGLPSHRQALQTLHNPQDPGDIALDHPARQRLAYDEFLAGQLALALVRQKTKRLSGRKLDGDGHLKAKIIAALPYTLTNSQSQAIKEITADLRQPERMLRLLQGDVGSGKTVVGLLAMAHAAEAGGQSALMVPTEVLARQHFATIAPLATKAGLRVALLTGREKGREREEILEGLRSGAIHIIVGTHALFQEKVAYHDLVLVIVDEQHRFGVHQRLLLTSKGTAPDMLVMTATPIPRTLVLTAFGDMDVSKLTEKPAGRRPITTAILPMERLSELVDRMKTAIAEGQKIYWICPLVEESELVDLVSAEERFESLKPLLGARIGLVHGRMTGPEKDAAMLAFKNGETRLLVATTVVEVGVDVPDATIIVIEHAERFGLAQLHQLRGRVGRSDKPSTCLLIYKGPLGEVAQARLKIMRETEDGFRIAEEDLKLRGEGELLGTRQSGTPGFRLASIEAHEEFLEIARKDARYILARDPELQSARGAALRILLYLFERDEAVRLLRAG from the coding sequence ATGCGCCCGTCACTGCTCGATCCCCTCTTTGCGTCCGTTCGTTCGCTTTCCGGCATAGGGCCGAAAGTGTCGGGCCTGCTCGCCACACTGCTTGGCACGCAGCCTCCGGGAACCGAGCCACGCGTCGGCAATCTGGTCTACCTGCCGCCGCACAACGTCATCGACCGCCGTAACCGCCCAGGGATCGCCTACGCCCCGGAAGGCGCGATTGTCACGCTGGAAGTACGCATCGACCGCCATCACCCGAGCCCAAGCGGGCGCAGCAATGTCCCCTATCGTGTCTTTGCCCATGACGATACCGGGGAAATCGGTCTCACTTTCTTTCACGCCAAGCAGGCGTGGCTCGAGAAGGTCATGCCGGTGGGGGAAACTGTCATCGTTTCCGGCACGATGGAATGGTTCAATGGCCGCCCAACCATGGTCCATCCGGATCATATCGCCAGCATCGACGACATGGCGTCGCTTCCGCTTGTGGAACCCGTCTACCCCCTGACTGCGGGACTTTCGCCGAAAGTGCTGGCGCGCGGCGTTCAGGAGGCGCTTGCCAAGGCGCCGGAAATGCCGGAATGGATCGATCCACCGGTCCTCGATAAATATGGCTTGCCATCGCACCGCCAGGCACTTCAAACCCTGCACAATCCGCAAGATCCGGGCGATATTGCGCTGGATCATCCGGCACGGCAGCGGCTTGCTTATGACGAGTTTCTTGCCGGTCAGCTGGCTTTGGCACTGGTCCGGCAGAAAACAAAGCGGCTTTCCGGCCGGAAACTCGATGGCGATGGCCATCTCAAGGCCAAGATCATTGCAGCCCTGCCCTACACGTTGACCAACAGCCAGAGCCAGGCGATCAAGGAAATCACCGCCGACCTACGCCAACCGGAACGCATGCTCCGCCTTCTGCAGGGCGATGTCGGCTCCGGCAAAACCGTGGTTGGCCTCCTGGCAATGGCCCACGCCGCAGAGGCAGGCGGGCAATCGGCACTGATGGTGCCGACCGAGGTGCTGGCGCGGCAACATTTTGCCACTATCGCGCCATTGGCGACAAAGGCTGGTTTGCGCGTCGCATTGCTCACTGGTCGCGAAAAGGGCCGCGAGCGCGAGGAGATTCTGGAGGGGCTGCGCTCTGGTGCTATCCATATTATCGTTGGCACGCACGCGCTATTCCAGGAAAAGGTCGCTTACCATGACCTGGTCCTTGTCATTGTCGATGAGCAACACCGCTTCGGGGTGCATCAGCGCCTGCTTCTGACATCCAAGGGTACTGCTCCGGACATGCTGGTGATGACGGCGACCCCGATCCCGCGCACACTGGTGCTGACCGCCTTCGGCGACATGGATGTCTCGAAACTCACGGAAAAGCCCGCCGGGCGCCGACCGATTACCACCGCCATCCTGCCTATGGAACGGTTGAGCGAATTGGTCGACCGTATGAAAACAGCGATCGCTGAGGGTCAGAAAATCTACTGGATCTGCCCGCTCGTCGAGGAATCCGAACTGGTTGATCTTGTATCCGCGGAAGAACGCTTCGAATCACTGAAGCCACTGCTCGGCGCCAGAATCGGTCTCGTCCATGGCCGTATGACCGGTCCGGAAAAAGATGCTGCCATGCTCGCCTTCAAGAATGGCGAAACGCGGCTGCTGGTGGCAACCACTGTGGTCGAGGTCGGCGTGGATGTGCCCGATGCAACGATCATTGTCATCGAACATGCCGAGCGCTTCGGTCTCGCCCAGCTGCACCAGTTGCGCGGACGGGTCGGACGCAGCGACAAGCCCTCGACCTGCCTCCTGATCTACAAGGGACCGCTTGGCGAGGTGGCGCAGGCGCGGCTCAAGATCATGCGCGAAACAGAAGACGGCTTCCGTATCGCCGAAGAGGATTTGAAACTGCGCGGCGAAGGTGAGCTGCTGGGCACGCGGCAGTCCGGCACGCCGGGTTTCCGGCTTGCCAGCATCGAAGCGCATGAGGAATTCCTGGAAATCGCCCGCAAGGATGCGCGCTATATTCTGGCGCGCGACCCCGAGTTGCAGAGTGCCCGCGGCGCAGCCTTGCGCATCCTGCTTTATCTATTCGAACGAGATGAAGCTGTGCGATTGCTCCGCGCAGGCTAG
- the glmU gene encoding bifunctional UDP-N-acetylglucosamine diphosphorylase/glucosamine-1-phosphate N-acetyltransferase GlmU produces the protein MASRSCLTVILAAGEGTRMKSSLPKVLHPIAGLPIVAHVAKAVHGAGGSDIALVVGRGAEKVEAAVRSIVANVTVHEQTERLGTGHAVLAAREAIAAGYDDMLVVFGDTPLVETAALEQARAKLAEGADVVVMGFRPGNPQGYGRLIEQDGRLIAIREEKDASEAEKKIGFCNGGLMALRGDSALPLLGKITNSNAKGEYYLTDVVEIANAAGKSVVAIEISPDNVIGINTRAELAEAEAIWQNRKRRAMMLAGVTIQAPETVFFAHDTLIEADVILEPNIVFGPGVSIASGAIIHAFSHLEGAKVGPNATVGPFGRLRPGADLSAKAKVGNFVEVKNAKIGVGAKISHLTYIGDATVGADANVGAGTITCNYDGYNKALTEIGANVFVGSNSSLVAPVSIGDNAYIASGSVITANVPADALAFGRARQEIKEGRAVQLRARYAAQKLAKKAD, from the coding sequence ATGGCCTCACGTTCCTGCCTCACGGTTATTCTCGCTGCCGGTGAGGGTACGCGCATGAAATCCTCCCTGCCAAAAGTTCTGCACCCCATAGCCGGTCTGCCGATCGTCGCCCACGTGGCCAAGGCGGTGCATGGAGCAGGCGGCAGCGATATCGCGCTTGTGGTTGGCCGCGGCGCTGAAAAGGTCGAGGCGGCAGTTCGTTCCATCGTTGCCAATGTGACCGTGCATGAGCAGACGGAACGGCTGGGAACAGGCCACGCGGTTCTTGCGGCACGCGAGGCCATCGCCGCCGGATACGACGATATGCTGGTGGTTTTTGGCGATACGCCGCTGGTTGAGACGGCCGCTCTGGAGCAGGCGAGGGCAAAACTTGCCGAAGGGGCAGATGTCGTTGTCATGGGCTTTCGACCCGGCAATCCGCAAGGCTATGGCCGCCTGATCGAGCAGGATGGCCGCCTGATCGCGATTCGCGAGGAAAAAGATGCGAGCGAAGCCGAAAAGAAGATTGGCTTCTGCAATGGCGGGCTCATGGCCCTGCGCGGCGACAGCGCATTGCCGCTGCTCGGCAAGATCACAAACAGCAACGCCAAGGGCGAATATTATCTCACCGATGTGGTAGAAATTGCCAATGCGGCCGGCAAATCCGTTGTTGCCATCGAGATCTCGCCGGACAATGTGATCGGCATCAATACAAGGGCTGAACTCGCAGAAGCCGAGGCGATCTGGCAGAACCGCAAACGCCGCGCCATGATGCTGGCCGGCGTGACCATTCAGGCGCCTGAAACGGTGTTCTTTGCCCACGATACGCTCATCGAAGCCGATGTGATCCTTGAGCCGAATATCGTGTTCGGGCCTGGTGTCTCGATCGCCAGTGGCGCAATTATCCATGCGTTTTCGCATCTGGAAGGCGCGAAAGTTGGCCCGAATGCCACTGTCGGACCGTTTGGCCGCCTGCGTCCCGGTGCCGATCTTTCTGCGAAGGCAAAGGTCGGCAATTTCGTCGAGGTGAAAAACGCGAAGATTGGCGTTGGTGCCAAGATCAGCCATTTGACTTACATTGGTGACGCGACCGTTGGCGCCGATGCGAATGTCGGCGCGGGCACGATCACCTGCAACTATGACGGCTATAACAAGGCGCTGACAGAAATCGGCGCCAATGTCTTCGTCGGGTCGAATAGCTCGCTGGTTGCGCCGGTTTCCATTGGCGATAACGCCTATATCGCCTCGGGCAGCGTAATCACGGCGAATGTGCCTGCGGATGCGCTTGCGTTTGGCCGGGCGCGGCAGGAGATCAAGGAGGGCCGGGCGGTGCAATTGCGCGCGCGCTACGCCGCCCAGAAACTAGCCAAGAAGGCGGACTAG
- a CDS encoding cytochrome c biogenesis CcdA family protein: MALDVSYMTAAGAGALSFLSPCVLPLVPPYLCYMAGVTVEDFRSNQPAGRISPVRQALLLSSFCFVLGFSTVFVLLGAGASTIGGFLRMWQQEIAIAAGIAIILMGLNFLGVFRLAFLSREARFQAQGTPANPFAAYVMGLAFAFGWTPCIGPVLGPILALAGARDTVADGALLLAVYSLGLGIPFMIAALFSGMFMRFLARFRTHLGKVEKFMGGLLVLTGILFLTGGLQTFSFWLLETFPILGQLG; this comes from the coding sequence ATGGCGCTTGATGTTTCCTATATGACCGCTGCCGGCGCCGGGGCGTTGTCATTTCTCTCTCCATGCGTGTTACCGCTCGTTCCGCCCTATCTCTGTTACATGGCGGGCGTGACCGTGGAGGATTTCCGCTCAAACCAGCCGGCGGGGCGGATTTCTCCGGTGCGGCAGGCACTGTTGCTGTCGTCCTTCTGCTTCGTCCTTGGCTTTTCGACAGTCTTTGTACTGCTTGGCGCCGGCGCGTCGACGATCGGCGGCTTTCTGCGGATGTGGCAGCAGGAGATCGCTATCGCAGCCGGTATCGCCATCATCTTGATGGGACTGAATTTCCTTGGCGTCTTCAGGCTGGCGTTTTTATCGCGGGAGGCACGATTCCAAGCACAGGGAACGCCTGCCAATCCATTCGCGGCCTATGTGATGGGACTTGCCTTTGCCTTCGGATGGACACCCTGCATCGGGCCGGTGCTTGGTCCAATCCTGGCGCTGGCGGGTGCACGGGATACGGTTGCCGATGGTGCCTTGCTGCTGGCAGTCTACTCGCTTGGCCTTGGTATTCCTTTTATGATTGCTGCGCTGTTTTCCGGCATGTTCATGCGCTTCCTTGCGCGGTTCCGCACGCATCTCGGCAAGGTGGAAAAATTCATGGGCGGGCTGCTGGTCTTGACCGGAATTCTGTTCCTGACAGGCGGCCTGCAGACATTCTCGTTCTGGCTTCTCGAAACATTTCCCATCCTTGGCCAACTCGGCTAA
- a CDS encoding cupin domain-containing protein: MPKIDVAAVPKHKGSSYPLPFDAPCAERIRQRLGNLGGLTDFGVNLMHLPPGNWSNQRHWHSDEDEFVYVLEGELVLIEDGGETLLCAGDCAAFPKNSGNGHHMINKSAAMAVYLEVGTRSPADITTCSDIDMMSSNADGRFVHKDGRPYT; this comes from the coding sequence ATGCCCAAGATTGACGTCGCCGCCGTGCCAAAACACAAAGGCTCGAGCTACCCGCTACCATTCGATGCACCTTGTGCCGAACGTATCCGACAGCGGCTGGGTAACCTCGGTGGGCTCACTGATTTCGGAGTCAATCTCATGCACCTGCCTCCGGGTAATTGGTCGAACCAGCGCCACTGGCATTCGGACGAAGACGAATTCGTCTATGTTCTCGAAGGCGAACTGGTGCTGATCGAAGATGGCGGCGAGACCTTGCTGTGCGCCGGCGATTGCGCGGCTTTTCCGAAAAACTCCGGCAATGGCCATCACATGATCAACAAATCGGCTGCAATGGCGGTTTATCTCGAAGTCGGGACGCGCTCGCCCGCTGACATTACCACCTGCTCCGACATCGACATGATGAGTTCCAACGCCGACGGACGATTCGTGCACAAGGATGGTAGACCTTACACCTAG
- a CDS encoding succinate dehydrogenase assembly factor 2 produces the protein MTGSSRTTADLQPRQRRILFRSWHRGMREMDLILGQFADAHIDTLSDEELDQYEALMEALDRDLLKWVTAEAAVPAEFDTPIFHKVVASRNEMKF, from the coding sequence ATGACTGGAAGCAGTCGTACCACCGCCGATCTGCAACCAAGGCAGCGAAGAATCCTGTTCCGCTCCTGGCATCGCGGCATGCGCGAGATGGACTTGATTCTGGGGCAATTTGCCGATGCCCATATCGATACCTTGTCCGACGAGGAACTTGACCAATATGAAGCACTGATGGAAGCGCTTGACCGGGACCTATTGAAATGGGTCACGGCAGAGGCCGCAGTTCCCGCCGAATTCGATACGCCGATCTTTCACAAGGTCGTCGCATCCCGTAACGAAATGAAATTCTGA
- the mfd gene encoding transcription-repair coupling factor, producing the protein MTAFSKLGLKPDINGHVVIDGVVDGYEAFALAKVVAEAGTGGPVLFIARDGQRVADLEQVLNFVQPDLPVLQLPAWDCLPYDRVSPGADTSARRLAALAGLASLRNHKHPGVILATANAVLQKLPPRKVLTEQLFMAKPGNRIDMNSLVQRLESNGFERVPTVRDVGEYAVRGGILDLFAPGADEPLRLDFFGDTLETIRTFDPASQRTSSQKTEFSMQPMSEITLSPEIISYFRSQYVQTFGAPSRDDALYQSISEGRRFAGMEHWLPLFYDRLETVFDHAGNMPVVFDHLAHESMAERHKMVLDHYEARRRQSDGKEPGDVIPYKPVEPGSLYLTPVEVEAAAVASGMRIDFTPFDAPFVTGRAVIHAGAHRGRTFVEERTAKDTNVFDSVVKHIADERAAGKKVLLAARSEGTRDRLVQVLNEHGLEKIELVDDLRTVKALARDKITAGILSLETGFDAGELVVVAEQDILGDRLIRHSKRRKRDRDFISEVAALNAGDIVVHVDHGIGRFIGLKTITAAGAPHDCLELHYAGDDRLFLPVENIELLSRFGSETSTAVLDKLGGGAWQARKAKLKKRLLDIAGHLIRIAAERQMRGAPILLPPDGLYGEFAARFPYDETEDQDRAIDAVIDDLSLGKPMDRLICGDVGFGKTEVALRAAFVAALNGVQVAVVVPTTLLSRQHFKTFSSRFQGLPVNVAQASRLVGSKELAENKKGIAEGHVDIAVGTHALLGQGIKFKNLGLLIIDEEQHFGVKHKERLKELKSDVHVLTLSATPIPRTLQLALTGVRELSLITTPPVDRMAVRTFVSPFDPLVIRETLLRERYRGGQSFYVCPRISDLDDIKAFLDAQVPELKVAVAHGQMAPGELDDIMNAFYDGQYDVLLSTTIVESGLDIPTANTLIIHRADMFGLSQLYQLRGRVGRSKQRAYALFTLPANKLLTQTAERRLKVLQSLDTLGAGFQLASHDMDIRGAGNLLGEEQSGHIREVGFELYQQMLEEAVAEIKGTGEVEDGHWSPQISIGTAVMIPETYVPDLQLRLGLYRRLADLEELQEIDGFGAEMIDRFGPLPEEVQHLLKIVYIKALCRRANVDKLDAGPKGVVIQFRNKTFNNPVALVKMIGEQGAMAKIRPDQSIVLVRDWPTAEKRLNGAAVVMTQLAKLSEAA; encoded by the coding sequence ATGACTGCCTTTTCCAAACTCGGATTGAAGCCTGACATCAATGGCCATGTGGTCATCGATGGTGTTGTCGATGGCTATGAAGCCTTTGCACTGGCAAAGGTTGTCGCCGAGGCCGGAACAGGTGGTCCTGTGCTGTTCATTGCCCGCGATGGCCAGCGCGTCGCTGACCTCGAGCAGGTATTGAATTTCGTGCAGCCTGATCTGCCGGTACTGCAGTTGCCGGCCTGGGATTGCCTTCCCTATGATCGTGTATCACCGGGCGCCGATACATCGGCGCGGCGTCTCGCAGCGCTGGCCGGTCTTGCGTCATTGCGGAATCACAAGCATCCGGGCGTCATTTTGGCGACAGCCAATGCGGTTTTGCAAAAACTACCGCCGCGCAAAGTACTCACTGAACAGCTTTTCATGGCGAAGCCGGGCAATAGAATTGACATGAATTCGCTTGTGCAACGCCTTGAAAGCAATGGTTTTGAACGTGTGCCAACCGTCCGCGATGTGGGTGAATATGCCGTGCGCGGTGGCATTCTAGATCTCTTCGCACCGGGCGCCGACGAGCCGCTGCGGCTCGATTTCTTCGGCGATACGCTCGAAACAATCCGTACTTTCGATCCGGCGTCGCAACGCACGTCGAGCCAGAAGACTGAATTCTCCATGCAGCCGATGAGCGAAATCACGCTGTCGCCGGAGATCATCAGCTACTTCCGCTCGCAATATGTCCAGACGTTTGGTGCCCCGTCGCGCGACGACGCGCTTTATCAGTCGATTTCGGAAGGCCGGCGTTTTGCCGGAATGGAACATTGGCTGCCGCTTTTCTATGACAGGCTGGAGACGGTATTCGATCACGCGGGAAATATGCCGGTGGTCTTCGACCATCTCGCGCATGAATCCATGGCCGAGCGCCACAAGATGGTGCTGGATCACTACGAAGCGCGCAGGCGGCAGTCCGACGGCAAGGAACCCGGGGATGTCATTCCGTACAAGCCGGTGGAGCCGGGCTCGCTCTATCTGACGCCTGTTGAGGTCGAAGCAGCCGCTGTCGCATCGGGCATGCGGATCGATTTCACGCCATTCGACGCACCATTTGTGACGGGTCGGGCGGTCATTCATGCCGGCGCGCATCGAGGACGGACATTCGTCGAAGAACGGACAGCAAAGGATACCAATGTCTTCGACAGCGTGGTCAAGCATATTGCCGACGAGCGCGCTGCAGGCAAGAAAGTGCTGCTGGCGGCACGGAGTGAGGGCACGCGGGACCGCCTGGTGCAGGTCCTGAACGAACACGGTCTGGAAAAGATCGAGCTGGTCGATGATCTGCGGACCGTGAAGGCACTTGCCCGCGACAAGATCACTGCGGGCATTCTCTCACTTGAAACAGGCTTCGACGCAGGTGAACTGGTTGTCGTCGCGGAGCAGGACATTCTCGGCGACCGGCTGATCCGTCATTCCAAGCGCCGCAAGCGCGACAGGGATTTCATCAGCGAAGTTGCAGCGCTGAACGCAGGCGACATCGTCGTGCATGTGGATCACGGTATTGGCCGCTTTATCGGTTTGAAGACGATCACTGCCGCCGGAGCTCCACATGATTGTCTTGAACTTCACTATGCGGGCGATGACAGACTATTCCTGCCGGTGGAAAATATCGAGCTATTGTCCAGGTTTGGCTCGGAAACTTCAACCGCTGTCCTAGACAAACTCGGTGGTGGTGCCTGGCAGGCACGCAAGGCCAAACTCAAGAAACGCCTGCTCGACATTGCAGGCCATCTTATCCGCATTGCCGCGGAACGGCAGATGCGCGGTGCGCCGATCCTGCTGCCGCCGGACGGGCTCTATGGCGAGTTCGCCGCACGGTTCCCCTATGACGAAACGGAAGATCAGGACCGTGCAATCGATGCCGTGATCGACGATCTGTCGCTGGGGAAGCCGATGGACCGGCTGATTTGCGGCGATGTGGGCTTCGGCAAGACGGAAGTGGCGTTGCGCGCGGCGTTCGTTGCGGCACTGAACGGCGTGCAGGTTGCCGTCGTGGTACCGACGACGCTTTTGTCGCGCCAGCATTTCAAGACATTTTCCTCGCGTTTTCAGGGACTGCCAGTCAATGTGGCTCAGGCCTCGCGCCTCGTTGGTTCGAAGGAACTCGCCGAGAACAAGAAAGGCATCGCCGAAGGTCACGTCGATATCGCCGTTGGCACGCATGCGCTGCTCGGGCAGGGCATAAAATTCAAGAATCTCGGCCTTTTGATCATCGACGAGGAGCAGCATTTCGGCGTCAAGCACAAGGAGCGGCTGAAAGAGCTGAAGTCCGACGTGCATGTGCTTACGCTTTCGGCGACACCGATACCGCGCACCTTGCAGCTTGCTTTGACTGGTGTGCGCGAACTTTCGTTGATCACCACGCCGCCCGTGGACCGCATGGCAGTGCGCACCTTCGTCTCACCATTCGATCCGCTTGTCATTCGCGAAACATTGCTGCGCGAGCGCTATCGCGGTGGCCAGAGCTTCTATGTCTGCCCACGCATTTCCGACCTTGACGACATCAAGGCGTTTCTCGATGCCCAGGTACCCGAACTGAAGGTTGCGGTCGCCCATGGCCAGATGGCGCCGGGCGAGCTGGACGACATCATGAACGCCTTCTATGATGGCCAGTACGATGTGTTGCTATCGACGACCATCGTTGAATCCGGGCTCGACATCCCGACCGCCAATACATTGATCATCCACCGCGCGGATATGTTCGGCCTGTCGCAGCTTTACCAGTTGCGCGGGCGTGTCGGCAGGTCGAAGCAGCGCGCCTATGCGCTATTTACGCTACCGGCCAATAAGTTGCTGACGCAGACCGCAGAACGCAGGCTCAAAGTGCTGCAATCGCTCGACACGCTCGGCGCGGGTTTCCAGCTGGCGAGTCATGACATGGATATTCGCGGCGCCGGCAATCTGCTGGGCGAAGAACAGTCAGGCCATATTCGCGAGGTGGGTTTCGAGCTCTATCAGCAAATGCTGGAAGAGGCGGTCGCGGAGATCAAGGGCACCGGCGAAGTCGAGGACGGACACTGGTCGCCGCAGATTTCGATCGGCACCGCCGTCATGATCCCCGAGACTTACGTGCCCGATCTTCAATTGCGCCTTGGGCTGTATCGCCGTCTCGCCGATCTGGAAGAGCTTCAAGAGATTGATGGCTTTGGCGCGGAGATGATCGATCGCTTCGGTCCGCTGCCGGAAGAGGTCCAGCACCTCCTGAAGATCGTTTACATCAAGGCGCTGTGCCGTAGAGCCAATGTCGATAAGCTTGACGCGGGCCCGAAGGGTGTTGTCATCCAGTTCCGCAACAAGACGTTCAACAACCCGGTCGCTCTCGTCAAAATGATCGGCGAGCAGGGTGCCATGGCCAAGATCCGGCCGGATCAAAGCATCGTCTTGGTGCGTGACTGGCCGACAGCCGAGAAGCGGCTCAACGGTGCGGCAGTCGTGATGACGCAACTGGCCAAGCTTTCCGAAGCTGCATAG